One window of the Solanum stenotomum isolate F172 chromosome 11, ASM1918654v1, whole genome shotgun sequence genome contains the following:
- the LOC125846071 gene encoding uncharacterized protein LOC125846071, protein MENQRFKAKDTHNSKFKTYLTASEYFLQQRNFEDCRNYALKAIEIDSNQASPSQILAIANVLLLSTTINEHPNYYSILNLPLYTQNPQLIKTHFTNVTNLLNPNKNRYPFASEAFGVVLKAWSVLSNPTQKTRFDNGLKNRGEDRGSFWTVCPYCYYVYEFLKDYEDCCLRCQNEKCRRVFHGVPIVGPSPPPQVAEKGEYHCFGFTILSNDTHPLWSPFVGTKTNENNVEFGIAGEKTNEKDNVDEFIEISDDEDENGGNEKSLGVEEVFVETNGVEVDMGGDFKEKRIKMVGKSLNKVLGKGNKVNMNEIVYNEGNNDFETNENTVEFGNEGEKINENSVEFGNAGEKTNENSVEFGNAGEKTNENTVEFGNAGEKTNEDRDNNVEFFMGDDIYVRMQEEFDIGSWDIVFRSN, encoded by the coding sequence atggagaatcAGCGATTCAAAGCAAAGGACACCCATAATTCGAAATTCAAAACTTATCTCACTGCCTCTGAATACtttcttcaacaaagaaacTTCGAAGATTGTCGTAATTACGCCTTAAAAGCCATTGAAATCGACTCAAATCAAGCTTCCCCTTCACAAATCCTCGCTATAGCGAATGTATTACTTCTCTCTACCACCATTAACGAACACCCAAATTACTATTCTATCCTTAACCTTCCTCTCTACACTCAAAACCCACAACTCATCAAAACCCATTTCACCAACGTTACGAATCTGTTAAACCCTAACAAGAATCGGTACCCATTTGCTTCTGAAGCTTTTGGGGTTGTACTCAAAGCTTGGTCTGTGCTTTCTAACCCGACCCAGAAAACCCGTTTTGATAACGGGTTGAAAAACAGGGGAGAAGATAGGGGTAGTTTTTGGACTGTGTGTCCTTACTGTTACTATGTGTATGAgtttttgaaggattatgaagATTGTTGTTTGAGATGTCAGAATGAGAAATGTAGAAGAGTGTTTCATGGGGTGCCTATTGTGGGCCCATCTCCGCCACCTCAGGTGGCGGAGAAGGGTGAGTATCATTGCTTTGGGTTCACCATTTTGAGCAATGATACTCACCCTTTGTGGTCCCCTTTTGTGGGCACGAAGACTAATGAGAATAATGTTGAGTTTGGAATCGCGGGAGAAAAGACTAACGAGAAGGATAATGTGGATGAGTTCATTGAAATTTCCGATGATGAGGATGAAAATGGGGGAAATGAAAAATCTTTAGGGGTCGAAGAGGTATTTGTGGAAACTAATGGTGTGGAAGTGGATATGGGAGGTGATTTCAAGGAGAAGAGGATAAAAATGGTGGGGAAGAGTTTAAATAAGGTGTTGGGAAAAGGGAACAAAGTTAACATGAATGAGATTGTTTATAATGAGGGAAATAATGATTTCGAGACTAATGAGAATACTGTTGAGTTTGGTAACGAGGGAGAAAAGATTAATGAGAATAGTGTTGAGTTTGGTAATGCGGGAGAAAAGACTAATGAAAATAGTGTTGAGTTTGGTAATGCGGGAGAAAAGACTAATGAGAATACTGTTGAGTTTGGTAACGCGGGAGAAAAGACTAATGAGGATAGAGATAATAATGTTGAGTTTTTTATGGGAGATGATATCTATGTGAGGATGCAAGAAGAATTTGATATTGGGAGTTGGGACATTGTTTTTAGGAGTAATTGA